The following are from one region of the Alkalimarinus sediminis genome:
- a CDS encoding GGDEF domain-containing protein → MFSEPNLNALFSQLVDRWQDGVVLLDEHFAIRYCNTTFQNMTKDQRLISDAERPTGLLQEAYVKPFAEQLQGLAGAIFKVDDPHWLSDHLIITDSQEVERHFSLQAIPLSLTAEQASTDEQLNDADEKSDNGAKWVAICLKNISALIRHEVRGNELELELEQNSLRDEVTGLSSRAYWESWLSSEFNRSKRYQQDLSILLIDLNTRQESLPELPVEAYVNVLADVALLLQGVLRNSDQAARYSDKRIVALLPHTNGAGSEILAARIKAKIEHYLEENELQEWVEFRMGVAVYHGIAQDDEDFEVDRYDDLLQLAEDDLLSWR, encoded by the coding sequence ATGTTCTCCGAGCCTAATTTAAATGCGTTGTTTAGTCAGTTGGTAGATCGCTGGCAGGATGGGGTCGTGTTGTTAGACGAGCACTTTGCTATTAGATATTGCAATACGACCTTCCAAAATATGACCAAAGATCAGCGACTGATTTCCGATGCTGAACGACCCACAGGGCTGCTTCAAGAGGCCTATGTAAAACCATTTGCAGAGCAGCTGCAGGGGTTAGCAGGGGCCATATTTAAGGTTGATGATCCGCACTGGCTAAGTGATCACCTTATTATCACTGATTCACAAGAAGTTGAGCGTCACTTTAGTTTGCAGGCGATACCTCTTTCCTTAACAGCTGAGCAGGCTAGTACGGATGAACAGTTAAATGATGCTGACGAAAAGAGTGATAATGGTGCTAAATGGGTCGCTATCTGTTTGAAAAATATATCAGCACTGATACGCCATGAAGTTAGAGGTAATGAGCTTGAACTCGAACTTGAGCAGAATAGCTTGCGAGATGAAGTCACCGGGCTGAGTAGTCGAGCCTACTGGGAGTCTTGGTTAAGCAGTGAGTTTAACCGTAGCAAACGTTACCAACAAGATTTATCTATTTTGCTCATCGACTTAAACACCCGCCAAGAGAGCCTGCCTGAACTACCCGTCGAGGCATATGTTAATGTGCTTGCTGACGTCGCATTGTTACTGCAGGGTGTTTTAAGAAACTCAGATCAAGCTGCGCGTTACAGTGATAAACGCATTGTAGCCTTGTTGCCGCATACGAATGGAGCAGGCTCAGAAATTCTCGCCGCCCGTATTAAAGCAAAGATCGAGCATTACCTAGAAGAAAATGAACTGCAGGAGTGGGTCGAGTTCAGAATGGGTGTTGCTGTTTATCATGGTATCGCTCAAGATGACGAAGACTTTGAAGTAGATCGCTATGATGATCTATTACAACTCGCTGAAGACGACCTGCTAAGCTGGCGCTGA
- the dnaE gene encoding DNA polymerase III subunit alpha has product MSVPFVHLKVHSEFSLVDGAVRLKPMIKKVADYKMPAVALTDQSNMCALVKFYTGAMGAGIKPIIGVDLWLRNLEDDSNPSRITLYARNDVGYRNITELVSRGFTEGQRHDKAIIDKEWIEEAAEGVIALSGAKIGEIGRALLTGKKELAKERLSYWMSVFPDAFYLELQRTGRVNDEECVHLSVELAAEMGCPVVATNDVHFIATEDFEAHETRVCIHDSCTIDDPRRNKFYSPEQYLKSPEEMAELFSDIPEALENTLEIAKRCNVEVQLGEYFLPNYPIPEGMTMDEFFRKISQEGLEERLETILDKNAEDYEEKRKPYLERLTFELDIIIQMGFPGYFLIVMDFIQWSKNNDIPVGPGRGSGAGSLVAYVLKITDLDPLQYDLLFERFLNPERVSMPDFDIDFCMDGRDRVIAYVADNYGRNAVSQIITFGTMAAKAVVRDVARVQGKSYGLADRLSKMIPFEIGMTLAKAVDAEPALKEFLEQDEDAQEIWEMALKLEGLTRNTGKHAGGVVIAPTKLTDFSPLHCDEEGDGLVTQFDKNDVESAGLVKFDFLGLRTLTIVDWALKMINARKMAHDPVNIDRIPLDDPPSFALLKRAETTAVFQLESRGMKDLVSRLQPDDLEDMIALVALFRPGPLESGMVDDFIARKHGKADVAYPHVDFQHECLKPILEPTYGVIVYQEQVMQIAQALAGYTLGGADMLRRAMGKKKPEEMEKQRAIFAEGAKGQGIDPDLAMKIFDLVEKFAGYGFNKSHSAAYALVSYQTLWLKTHYPAEFMAAVLTADMQNTDKVVILVEECRRMELDLVLPDVNVSEYTFTVDEDDRVVYGLGAIKGLGEGPIESLIEARKAGGPFTSLFDFCDRVDMKKVNKRALEALIKSGAMDKIGPSRGRLMASIEEAGRRADQNSRNQSVGMDDMFGEVISDETEDVYAESANIREWSEKERLKLEKDTLGLYLTGHPFDEYEKEVRQFAKTPIADIQPGKGNINIAGLIVAVRTMKNKKGNTMAFVTIDDRTARTEIAFFADSYEQNRELLISDTILIVDGEVSIDDYSGSTKMRVNSAYDIVSARMRHGKALYLKVDEGVFVNGFLNELEETLTPYKGEGCKVAIDYHRSDARSMIELGNEWQVKPTDELIQGLRYVLGDSNVKMRYRD; this is encoded by the coding sequence ATGTCTGTCCCTTTTGTACACCTAAAAGTCCACTCTGAGTTCTCCCTTGTAGACGGGGCTGTTCGCTTAAAGCCGATGATCAAAAAGGTTGCCGACTATAAAATGCCGGCTGTGGCGCTGACAGATCAGTCCAACATGTGTGCACTGGTTAAATTTTATACAGGTGCTATGGGGGCTGGGATCAAGCCGATTATCGGGGTTGATTTGTGGTTGCGAAACTTGGAAGACGATAGCAACCCTAGTCGGATTACCTTATATGCGCGTAATGACGTGGGTTATCGGAATATTACCGAGCTTGTATCTCGTGGTTTTACCGAGGGGCAGCGGCATGACAAGGCTATTATTGATAAAGAATGGATAGAAGAGGCTGCTGAAGGCGTTATTGCCTTATCCGGGGCAAAAATTGGTGAGATAGGCCGGGCACTGCTTACAGGTAAAAAAGAGTTAGCCAAAGAGCGGTTAAGTTATTGGATGAGTGTCTTCCCCGATGCATTTTATCTCGAGCTGCAACGAACTGGCCGCGTGAATGATGAGGAGTGCGTACACCTAAGTGTCGAACTGGCGGCTGAAATGGGTTGCCCAGTAGTGGCGACCAATGATGTTCACTTTATTGCGACGGAAGACTTTGAAGCCCATGAAACGCGGGTATGTATTCATGACAGTTGTACTATTGATGACCCTCGTAGAAACAAGTTTTATAGCCCAGAACAATACCTGAAAAGCCCAGAAGAGATGGCAGAGCTATTTTCTGATATCCCTGAGGCGTTAGAGAATACTCTCGAAATAGCCAAACGTTGTAATGTCGAGGTGCAGTTGGGTGAGTATTTCTTGCCTAATTATCCAATCCCGGAAGGGATGACGATGGATGAGTTCTTCCGCAAGATATCTCAAGAAGGCTTGGAGGAGCGCCTCGAAACTATTTTAGATAAAAACGCTGAAGATTACGAAGAGAAGCGAAAGCCCTATCTAGAGCGTTTAACCTTTGAACTGGATATCATCATACAAATGGGATTCCCCGGTTACTTCCTGATCGTAATGGACTTTATTCAGTGGTCAAAAAATAACGACATTCCCGTTGGCCCGGGTCGAGGTTCAGGTGCGGGTTCTTTGGTGGCTTATGTACTTAAAATCACCGACCTTGACCCGTTGCAATATGACCTCCTGTTTGAGCGATTTCTAAACCCGGAACGGGTATCAATGCCAGACTTTGATATCGATTTCTGCATGGATGGTCGTGATAGGGTTATTGCATATGTTGCCGATAACTATGGTCGAAATGCGGTATCTCAGATTATTACCTTTGGTACTATGGCCGCGAAAGCGGTAGTGCGAGACGTTGCGCGTGTGCAAGGCAAGTCTTACGGTTTGGCTGACCGCCTTTCAAAAATGATACCGTTTGAAATAGGTATGACCCTGGCTAAAGCGGTTGATGCGGAGCCAGCACTAAAAGAGTTTCTTGAGCAAGATGAAGATGCGCAAGAAATATGGGAAATGGCACTCAAGCTTGAAGGTCTCACCCGTAATACCGGTAAGCATGCTGGAGGGGTGGTCATTGCCCCCACCAAACTAACAGACTTCTCCCCGCTTCACTGTGATGAAGAGGGTGATGGCTTGGTGACTCAGTTTGATAAAAACGATGTTGAGTCCGCAGGCTTGGTTAAATTCGACTTTTTGGGGTTGCGAACACTGACGATCGTTGATTGGGCATTAAAGATGATTAATGCTCGAAAAATGGCCCATGACCCCGTCAATATAGATCGTATTCCGCTCGATGACCCTCCGTCTTTCGCACTATTGAAACGTGCGGAAACCACTGCGGTGTTTCAGTTGGAGTCTCGCGGTATGAAAGACCTCGTAAGTCGTCTTCAGCCAGATGACCTTGAGGATATGATCGCACTGGTTGCACTGTTTCGACCGGGCCCGCTTGAGTCGGGAATGGTCGATGACTTTATTGCCCGAAAACATGGTAAAGCAGATGTCGCCTATCCGCACGTCGACTTCCAACATGAATGTTTGAAACCGATTCTTGAGCCGACATATGGGGTTATCGTTTATCAAGAGCAGGTTATGCAGATTGCCCAGGCTCTGGCAGGTTACACCCTAGGTGGCGCAGATATGCTCCGACGAGCGATGGGTAAGAAAAAACCCGAAGAGATGGAAAAGCAGCGCGCCATCTTTGCTGAAGGCGCCAAGGGCCAAGGCATAGACCCTGATTTGGCGATGAAGATATTTGACCTGGTAGAAAAATTTGCGGGTTACGGGTTTAACAAATCCCACTCTGCGGCTTACGCATTAGTCTCTTATCAGACACTCTGGTTAAAAACTCACTATCCCGCCGAGTTTATGGCAGCGGTGCTGACAGCGGATATGCAGAACACCGATAAGGTGGTGATACTGGTTGAAGAGTGTCGTCGCATGGAACTCGATCTGGTTCTGCCTGACGTGAATGTGAGTGAGTACACCTTTACCGTTGATGAAGATGATCGTGTTGTCTATGGTTTGGGGGCGATAAAAGGGCTTGGAGAAGGGCCAATAGAGAGCTTGATTGAAGCTAGAAAAGCGGGCGGGCCCTTTACCAGTCTCTTCGATTTTTGTGACCGTGTGGATATGAAAAAGGTCAACAAGAGAGCGCTAGAAGCCCTAATTAAATCTGGAGCAATGGATAAAATTGGCCCGAGTCGGGGCCGATTGATGGCAAGTATAGAAGAGGCAGGGCGTCGAGCAGATCAAAACAGCCGTAACCAGAGTGTTGGTATGGATGACATGTTTGGTGAGGTGATTTCAGATGAAACTGAAGATGTTTATGCAGAGTCAGCCAATATTAGAGAGTGGAGCGAGAAAGAGCGCCTCAAACTTGAAAAAGATACATTAGGACTCTATCTCACAGGCCACCCGTTTGATGAGTACGAAAAAGAGGTTCGACAGTTTGCAAAAACGCCTATTGCTGACATACAGCCGGGCAAAGGCAATATCAATATTGCAGGTTTGATCGTGGCGGTGCGCACGATGAAGAATAAAAAAGGCAATACGATGGCTTTTGTGACGATCGATGACCGTACCGCGAGAACCGAAATTGCTTTTTTTGCAGATAGCTATGAGCAAAACAGAGAGCTATTAATCAGTGATACCATTTTGATTGTTGATGGCGAGGTCAGTATAGATGACTATTCTGGCTCGACTAAAATGCGGGTAAATTCCGCATACGATATCGTTAGTGCTCGGATGCGTCACGGCAAGGCACTATACCTAAAGGTTGACGAAGGTGTTTTTGTAAATGGTTTTCTGAATGAGTTGGAAGAGACTTTAACACCCTACAAAGGTGAAGGGTGTAAGGTGGCAATTGACTACCATCGAAGTGATGCCCGCTCGATGATAGAGCTCGGTAACGAGTGGCAGGTAAAACCCACCGATGAGCTTATTCAGGGTTTGCGGTATGTACTGGGTGACAGTAATGTGAAGATGCGATACCGAGACTGA
- the wrbA gene encoding NAD(P)H:quinone oxidoreductase gives MTTEQPYVLVLYYSRHGATKEMAMQIARGVEKEAGIRSLIRTVPTISTTCEAIESDIPAEGALYCTQEELKNCAGLILGSPTRFGNMAAPLKYFLDGTSDIWLSGALSNKPAGVFTSTGSLHGGQESTLLTMMLPLLHHGMVISGIPYSASELSTTSEGGTPYGASHWANENLKSSLSDTEQVLCQKQGQRIAALALKLNS, from the coding sequence ATGACCACAGAACAGCCTTATGTGCTTGTACTGTATTACAGTCGACATGGCGCAACCAAAGAGATGGCGATGCAGATTGCTCGAGGTGTCGAGAAAGAAGCCGGCATTCGGTCGCTTATTCGGACAGTCCCCACAATTTCCACAACCTGCGAAGCAATAGAGAGCGACATACCCGCTGAAGGAGCCCTCTACTGCACCCAAGAAGAACTGAAAAATTGTGCAGGCTTGATACTCGGTAGTCCGACCCGGTTTGGTAATATGGCAGCCCCGCTAAAGTACTTTCTAGACGGCACATCAGACATCTGGTTAAGTGGTGCTCTCAGCAACAAACCCGCAGGTGTATTTACCTCTACAGGAAGCCTTCATGGAGGGCAAGAGTCAACACTGCTCACTATGATGTTGCCACTATTGCATCATGGCATGGTCATTTCGGGCATTCCTTACTCCGCTAGCGAGCTAAGTACCACTTCTGAGGGCGGTACTCCCTATGGCGCAAGTCACTGGGCTAACGAGAACCTAAAAAGTTCGTTATCTGACACTGAACAAGTACTATGTCAGAAGCAGGGACAACGAATTGCCGCGCTTGCACTAAAACTAAACAGCTAA
- a CDS encoding efflux RND transporter permease subunit codes for MIDKFNNWILNHFIITTLLVLVIIGITATNLPNIKFDSDYRIFFSEDNPQLKAFEELQGNYTKNDSVMFVVAPKDGNAFSPSTLSLVEELTQQAWKLPHSQRVDSITNYQHTEAEDDDLIVEDLVRDATQRTSDELNHAQQVSLAEPSLVKRLIAEDSRVTAVNVTVEIPGVNNTKQLPIVIEAARSLKQEFEAKYPDVDIHLTGRVVNNYAFKEASLFDLSHIVPLAFLIAMLCISAYMFAASGSLITMVSGTLATLAVIVTSILFAEGIAIWAGIHMSPPAANAPTMILTLAIADSIHILVTFFHHMRQGEDKKTAMRESLRINHQPVFLTSITTLVGFLSLNFSDAPPFRDLGNIVAVGVFGAWIFSITLLPALMMILPVKVKKVPEENVGWISQLAETLIKHYRKVLVISIVTILGCGAFLPSNELNDIWSEYFDESMPQRQASDFTRTNLTGLNNISYSIESGEVGGISEPAYLAQLDSITDWFRQQPEVIHVNTFTDVIKRLNKNMHGDDPEWYSLPDSRELAAQYLLLYEMSLPFGLDLNNQINVDKSATRLTVTVKNLSTNQLLSLQTRANQWLQQNTKNLTIGEGSSSDVMFAHIGYRNVRTMLEGTFLALLLISAMLAISLRSFRYGLISLLPNLLPAVVAFGLWGMFVGRVGLGLSVVAGMTLGIVVDYSVHFLSKFLRAKRESGLSTEDAIRYAFSTVGVALFVTTIILFANFSVLALSDFGLNSEMGLLTAVTIVVALLVDFFFLPPLLLFLNSKGYLGRDGTTKQQDIEPLTNKKIEDATTTPLIKERA; via the coding sequence ATGATAGATAAATTTAACAACTGGATTCTCAATCACTTCATCATCACAACCCTACTCGTATTGGTAATTATCGGAATTACAGCGACAAATCTACCTAATATCAAATTCGATTCAGACTACCGAATATTTTTCAGCGAAGATAACCCTCAATTGAAAGCCTTCGAGGAATTACAAGGCAACTACACCAAAAACGATAGTGTTATGTTTGTAGTTGCGCCAAAAGATGGCAACGCTTTTTCACCCTCTACATTGTCGTTAGTAGAAGAGCTCACCCAGCAAGCATGGAAGTTACCTCACTCGCAACGGGTAGATTCCATAACCAACTATCAACATACCGAAGCCGAAGATGATGACCTAATCGTTGAAGACCTTGTCCGTGATGCAACCCAACGAACTAGCGACGAACTTAACCATGCGCAACAAGTATCTCTGGCGGAACCTTCATTAGTTAAACGACTCATTGCAGAAGATAGCCGGGTTACCGCTGTTAATGTGACTGTCGAAATTCCAGGGGTAAACAACACTAAGCAACTACCTATTGTTATTGAGGCCGCACGCTCATTGAAGCAGGAGTTTGAAGCTAAATACCCTGACGTCGATATCCACCTGACAGGCCGTGTTGTTAATAATTATGCATTTAAAGAAGCCAGTTTGTTTGATTTATCCCATATCGTACCGTTGGCATTTTTAATCGCAATGCTCTGCATCTCTGCCTATATGTTTGCAGCCAGCGGCAGCTTAATCACCATGGTAAGCGGCACCTTAGCAACACTGGCCGTTATTGTTACCTCTATTCTATTTGCAGAAGGCATCGCCATTTGGGCGGGCATCCATATGTCGCCACCTGCCGCCAATGCTCCTACCATGATATTGACGCTTGCGATTGCTGATAGCATTCATATTCTGGTGACATTCTTCCACCACATGCGGCAAGGGGAAGATAAAAAAACTGCTATGCGTGAGAGTCTGCGCATTAACCATCAACCAGTTTTTCTAACCAGCATCACCACACTCGTAGGGTTCCTATCTCTCAACTTTAGTGACGCGCCGCCCTTTAGAGACTTAGGAAATATCGTAGCAGTCGGTGTTTTTGGCGCATGGATATTCTCAATAACACTGCTGCCTGCTCTAATGATGATTTTGCCGGTTAAAGTGAAAAAGGTACCCGAAGAAAATGTAGGGTGGATTAGCCAATTAGCCGAAACATTAATCAAGCATTATAGAAAAGTACTGGTAATCAGTATTGTCACTATTCTAGGCTGCGGAGCATTTTTGCCTTCTAATGAGCTTAATGATATTTGGTCTGAGTACTTTGATGAAAGTATGCCTCAACGACAGGCAAGTGACTTTACGCGAACTAACCTGACTGGTTTAAATAACATCTCCTACTCTATTGAGTCCGGTGAAGTGGGTGGCATCAGTGAGCCTGCCTATTTAGCACAGCTAGACAGCATAACCGATTGGTTCAGACAGCAACCTGAGGTCATTCACGTTAATACGTTTACCGATGTTATAAAACGACTCAACAAAAATATGCATGGAGATGACCCTGAATGGTATTCGCTACCCGATAGCCGTGAATTAGCCGCCCAATACCTTTTGCTTTATGAGATGTCTCTACCCTTTGGTTTAGATCTTAACAATCAAATTAACGTTGATAAGTCTGCCACGCGCCTTACGGTAACCGTTAAAAACCTATCCACCAATCAGCTTCTGTCACTACAAACTAGAGCCAATCAATGGCTGCAACAAAACACTAAAAACCTTACCATCGGTGAAGGCTCAAGTAGTGATGTCATGTTCGCACATATCGGCTACCGCAACGTTAGAACCATGCTCGAGGGTACGTTTTTAGCGTTATTGCTTATATCCGCTATGCTGGCCATTAGCCTGCGTTCGTTCCGTTACGGGTTAATTAGCTTGCTACCTAATTTATTACCCGCCGTGGTCGCCTTTGGATTATGGGGAATGTTTGTCGGCCGTGTTGGCCTTGGGTTGTCTGTCGTCGCAGGAATGACTTTGGGCATCGTAGTAGATTACTCAGTGCACTTTTTAAGCAAGTTTCTGCGTGCAAAACGGGAATCCGGGTTGAGTACTGAAGATGCAATCAGGTATGCTTTCAGCACAGTTGGAGTAGCGCTGTTTGTTACGACCATCATTCTATTTGCAAACTTCTCTGTATTAGCATTATCCGATTTCGGACTTAATTCAGAAATGGGGTTATTGACTGCCGTTACTATTGTTGTCGCATTACTGGTCGATTTCTTCTTTCTCCCGCCTCTTCTTCTGTTTTTAAATAGCAAAGGGTATCTGGGCAGAGACGGAACTACAAAACAACAAGATATAGAACCATTAACCAATAAGAAAATCGAAGACGCTACCACAACGCCACTCATAAAAGAGCGTGCTTAA
- a CDS encoding GspE/PulE family protein, with amino-acid sequence MNNAVSQTLKKTLTLSDIVNQLLADGIINQEDSDQLFNQTKSREQLSLHPLEIVAAANLKNRLSDTPLTLDSLSQWLADWADQPLFHIDPLNVDANASANAMSFAFAQRHGILAVDITPTQVVIASAQPFVDGWVENLQHVLRKSIKHVVVNPADLKRFTVEFYQLANSVSKATGQSQSSIQNFEQMLQLGSEANPDANDQHIVNIVDWLLQYAFEQRASDIHIEPRREIVQVRFRIDGVLHNVYELPAQVGIAVISRLKILGRLNVAEKRKPQDGRIKTKGENDKEIELRLSTLPTAFGEKMVMRIFDPDVLLRSFPDLGFSAEDTRRWEGMAKQPNGIILVTGPTGSGKTTTLYSTLRQLATTEVNVCTIEDPIEMVEPLFNQMQVQPNIDLSFSSGIKALMRQDPDIIMIGEIRDLETAEMATQAALTGHLVLSTLHTNDAPSTITRLIELGVPSYIIKATVLGVMAQRLVRTLCPKCKEPHPIDEEAWKSITAPWRAPLPQNTCRPVGCLECRDTGYKGRAGVYEIMPISNTLKPIISDNCDLELLRKQAIKEGMHSLRLSGANKVGAGLTTIEEVLRVTPQSMRQ; translated from the coding sequence ATGAATAATGCAGTTTCGCAAACACTAAAAAAGACATTAACCCTTTCTGACATAGTTAACCAACTACTTGCCGACGGCATTATCAATCAAGAAGACTCCGACCAACTTTTTAATCAAACAAAATCTAGAGAGCAGCTTTCACTACACCCTCTTGAAATTGTCGCTGCGGCGAATCTGAAAAACCGTCTTAGTGATACCCCCCTGACATTAGACAGTCTAAGCCAATGGTTAGCTGACTGGGCCGACCAACCACTATTTCATATCGACCCTTTAAATGTGGATGCCAATGCCAGTGCAAATGCAATGTCATTTGCATTCGCACAGCGCCACGGCATTCTTGCTGTCGATATAACGCCGACTCAGGTGGTGATCGCTAGCGCGCAGCCTTTTGTTGATGGCTGGGTAGAAAACTTGCAACACGTCTTGAGAAAAAGCATCAAGCATGTAGTGGTAAACCCAGCGGATTTAAAACGTTTTACCGTCGAGTTTTATCAACTTGCTAACTCTGTCAGCAAAGCCACGGGGCAATCCCAAAGCAGTATTCAAAATTTTGAGCAGATGCTTCAGTTGGGTAGCGAAGCCAACCCTGACGCCAATGATCAGCATATTGTTAATATTGTTGACTGGCTTCTACAATATGCCTTTGAGCAACGGGCGAGTGATATTCACATCGAACCCCGCCGAGAGATCGTCCAAGTTAGGTTTCGAATCGATGGAGTGCTGCACAATGTCTATGAGCTACCAGCACAAGTTGGTATTGCGGTTATCAGCCGACTAAAAATTCTTGGCCGTCTCAATGTCGCCGAAAAACGTAAACCTCAAGATGGTCGAATTAAGACCAAGGGTGAAAACGACAAAGAGATAGAGCTTCGTCTTTCAACATTGCCCACCGCTTTTGGTGAGAAGATGGTCATGAGAATCTTTGACCCTGATGTTTTATTGAGGTCGTTTCCTGACTTAGGGTTTTCGGCTGAAGACACTCGCCGATGGGAAGGCATGGCCAAGCAACCTAATGGCATCATCCTGGTCACCGGCCCGACCGGGTCTGGTAAAACCACTACGCTTTACTCAACGCTACGACAGCTTGCGACGACAGAAGTCAATGTGTGTACTATTGAAGACCCGATAGAGATGGTCGAGCCACTATTTAACCAGATGCAAGTTCAGCCGAATATTGACCTCTCGTTTTCGAGCGGTATCAAAGCCTTAATGAGACAAGACCCGGATATCATCATGATCGGTGAAATTCGCGATTTAGAAACTGCAGAAATGGCAACACAAGCGGCTCTCACTGGTCACCTAGTGCTGTCCACCCTGCACACCAATGATGCACCTAGCACAATTACCAGACTCATAGAGCTTGGGGTTCCTTCCTATATCATTAAAGCCACCGTACTAGGGGTAATGGCGCAACGTCTGGTTAGAACGTTATGCCCTAAATGCAAAGAGCCCCATCCCATAGATGAAGAAGCATGGAAAAGTATCACTGCCCCCTGGAGAGCTCCGCTGCCGCAGAATACTTGCCGACCAGTCGGATGCCTTGAGTGCCGAGATACTGGCTACAAAGGCCGTGCAGGTGTGTATGAGATCATGCCGATCAGCAACACGCTAAAGCCAATTATCTCTGATAATTGCGATTTGGAATTGCTAAGGAAGCAAGCAATAAAAGAAGGCATGCACAGCCTTAGACTCAGTGGCGCGAACAAAGTCGGAGCAGGCCTAACAACCATTGAAGAAGTATTGAGAGTCACTCCTCAGAGCATGAGACAGTAG
- the arsC gene encoding arsenate reductase (glutaredoxin) (This arsenate reductase requires both glutathione and glutaredoxin to convert arsenate to arsenite, after which the efflux transporter formed by ArsA and ArsB can extrude the arsenite from the cell, providing resistance.) encodes MTTQATIYHNPRCSKSRQTLALLEEKGITPEIVLYLETPPTTEQIKDILNKLSIQPRQLMRVKEALYKENNLADDTLTEDQLIQAMVKFPKLIERPIVLANNKAALGRPPEDVLNIL; translated from the coding sequence ATGACCACACAAGCGACTATCTATCACAACCCTAGATGCTCAAAGTCACGACAAACCCTTGCACTGTTAGAAGAGAAAGGTATTACGCCGGAGATTGTTCTCTACCTGGAAACTCCGCCCACAACAGAGCAAATTAAGGATATATTAAACAAACTATCGATTCAGCCTCGCCAACTAATGCGAGTTAAAGAAGCTCTATACAAAGAAAACAATCTAGCTGATGATACGTTAACCGAAGACCAGCTCATTCAAGCGATGGTTAAGTTTCCTAAGTTGATCGAGCGCCCTATTGTGCTAGCAAACAATAAAGCAGCCTTAGGCCGTCCCCCTGAAGATGTACTAAACATTCTGTAA
- a CDS encoding DUF2069 domain-containing protein, producing MTLTQKVKYSQIVTLLSYFLLLALMVVSTALSTLPPEASRGFMLAVKVVPLLIFLPGLLKGNLRAHIWLCFVVLFYFTRSVVDAFLTEGAILEAVITTTTVVVFVAAMMNVFWQKKTGARL from the coding sequence ATGACGTTGACCCAAAAAGTAAAATACTCCCAAATAGTCACGCTACTTTCGTACTTTTTACTGCTAGCATTGATGGTGGTTTCAACTGCACTTTCAACACTTCCACCCGAAGCCTCTCGTGGTTTTATGCTCGCAGTAAAAGTCGTCCCGCTGCTGATATTCTTACCTGGGTTATTGAAAGGAAATCTTCGCGCCCATATCTGGCTCTGCTTCGTTGTATTATTCTATTTTACCCGTTCTGTAGTTGATGCATTTTTAACGGAAGGCGCCATCCTCGAAGCGGTAATCACTACCACAACCGTGGTCGTATTTGTTGCTGCAATGATGAATGTTTTCTGGCAAAAGAAGACTGGTGCTCGCTTATAA
- a CDS encoding TlpA disulfide reductase family protein, giving the protein MLRIFKLLLAVGVMTLSGCGQVEWNLTNGEQKSIDDYRGRWLVINYWATWCKPCLEEIPELNLLNKRDDTEVLGVNFDELQGEELVSQAENLGIAYKMIADDPSKALDIQRPRALPATVLIDKKGGVREVLYGPQTVASILSRFALLE; this is encoded by the coding sequence ATGTTACGAATATTTAAGCTTTTATTGGCTGTTGGAGTGATGACCCTCTCGGGCTGTGGGCAGGTTGAATGGAATCTTACAAATGGCGAACAAAAGTCTATCGACGACTATCGTGGCCGATGGTTAGTTATCAACTACTGGGCGACCTGGTGTAAGCCTTGCTTAGAGGAGATACCTGAGTTAAATCTTCTGAATAAGAGAGATGATACAGAGGTGTTGGGCGTTAATTTTGACGAGTTGCAGGGTGAAGAGTTAGTTAGTCAGGCTGAAAATTTAGGAATCGCTTATAAGATGATCGCGGATGACCCATCGAAAGCATTAGATATTCAACGCCCAAGGGCTTTGCCTGCAACGGTGTTAATAGATAAGAAAGGTGGCGTTAGAGAGGTGCTATACGGGCCGCAAACGGTGGCGTCTATTTTGAGTAGGTTCGCACTGCTAGAGTAG